A single Desulfovibrio porci DNA region contains:
- a CDS encoding glycosyltransferase, whose protein sequence is MTRPLNVLFLMEDLCFGGTQRQTLELARRLDRKRFSPAMLTLTGATDLDEAAREAGIRLTHLGASRRAAPLFFLRLAAALRRAAPDILVPCTALPNIWGRIWGRALRVPVIVGTCRGGGGPKRQHERWLWRLTRHMVCNSEALFRTLQSMGVPEAHLSYIPNGVDVDFFRPGDTDPSAREPVILCVARLARDKDHLTLLRAFELILQSRPEARLRIVGDGPEEAALKRWAQGRAAGARVDFFPGGMDMREHYAAARMFALASVREGQPNVILEAMSCGLPVCATAVGGIPRLVEEKVNGFLSQAGDAEALARNCLRVLDDPQAGDALGRAGRGRVERDFSFTAMVEAHQALFERLWREAGREQASAGRSGEQTA, encoded by the coding sequence ATGACGCGACCCTTGAATGTCCTTTTTCTTATGGAAGATCTCTGCTTCGGCGGCACCCAGCGCCAGACTCTGGAACTGGCCCGCCGTCTGGACCGGAAGCGCTTCTCTCCGGCCATGCTCACACTTACCGGAGCCACTGATCTGGATGAGGCGGCCCGCGAGGCGGGCATCCGCCTGACGCATCTGGGCGCGTCACGCCGCGCGGCCCCCCTGTTTTTTCTGCGCCTGGCCGCCGCCCTGCGGCGGGCGGCCCCGGACATTCTGGTGCCCTGCACGGCCCTGCCCAACATCTGGGGCCGGATCTGGGGACGCGCGTTGCGCGTGCCCGTGATAGTGGGCACCTGCCGGGGCGGCGGCGGGCCCAAACGCCAGCATGAGCGCTGGCTCTGGCGCTTGACCCGGCACATGGTCTGCAATTCCGAGGCCTTGTTCCGCACGCTTCAAAGCATGGGCGTGCCAGAAGCGCATCTGAGCTATATCCCCAACGGGGTGGATGTGGATTTTTTCCGGCCCGGAGACACGGATCCGTCCGCGCGGGAGCCGGTGATTCTGTGCGTGGCGCGCCTGGCGCGCGACAAGGATCACCTGACCCTGCTGCGGGCCTTTGAGCTGATTCTGCAAAGCCGCCCTGAGGCGCGCCTGCGTATTGTGGGCGACGGCCCGGAGGAGGCGGCCCTGAAGCGCTGGGCGCAAGGCCGTGCGGCGGGGGCGCGCGTGGATTTCTTCCCCGGCGGCATGGACATGCGGGAGCATTACGCCGCGGCCCGGATGTTCGCGCTGGCTTCCGTGCGCGAGGGCCAGCCCAACGTCATTCTGGAGGCCATGAGCTGCGGACTGCCGGTCTGCGCCACGGCGGTGGGCGGCATCCCCCGCCTGGTGGAGGAAAAGGTCAACGGCTTTCTGTCCCAGGCCGGAGACGCCGAAGCCCTGGCCCGCAACTGTCTGCGCGTGCTGGACGATCCGCAGGCCGGAGATGCTCTGGGACGGGCCGGGCGCGGCCGGGTGGAGCGGGATTTTTCCTTCACGGCCATGGTGGAGGCGCATCAGGCCCTGTTCGAGCGGCTCTGGCGGGAAGCCGGGCGGGAACAGGCGTCAGCCGGACGGAGCGGGGAGCAGACGGCATGA
- a CDS encoding glycosyltransferase, whose product MLAFWFCVGLAQCGLLYLLARCGRALIRKAEEERAGGRFAPPGGWPRAAMIVPVAGTHPRMADALQSLLNQDYPDLMPVLVTATAEEPAAELVRRLREDFPAVRHVVAGPADGCGQKNHNSLQGVAAVGDAADVYIFCDSTHLARPDFARCLGGPVARGEAAFSTGYHTVEPRDRRPVTLAYALSVLLMRFLQALSAFTQPWGGAMAMSRDAFERYGVAELWAHNVVDDCSLGALLQGRGVHVRLCAAALLSTEAADHSLPVWRAWMERQVLFLKFCMPGQWLLLGVLAALMALPPVCAGLALLGGLLGLGSGAASLLGLLWLAALAGTLGPWRDFLPRPVPLGRWIWAFVCAAGMFVLVYLRSIPAKAIVWRDRVYTVGQGGTVLNVRRR is encoded by the coding sequence ATGCTGGCGTTCTGGTTTTGCGTGGGCCTGGCCCAGTGCGGCCTGCTGTATCTTCTGGCCCGTTGCGGGCGCGCTCTGATCCGCAAGGCGGAGGAAGAGCGGGCGGGCGGGCGTTTTGCGCCGCCGGGCGGCTGGCCCAGGGCCGCCATGATTGTTCCGGTGGCGGGCACGCACCCGCGCATGGCCGATGCCTTGCAAAGTTTGCTCAACCAGGATTATCCCGACCTGATGCCGGTGCTGGTGACGGCCACGGCGGAAGAACCCGCGGCGGAACTGGTCCGCCGTCTGCGCGAGGATTTTCCCGCAGTGCGGCACGTGGTGGCCGGTCCGGCCGACGGCTGCGGCCAGAAAAACCATAACAGCCTGCAAGGCGTGGCCGCCGTGGGCGACGCGGCCGACGTCTATATTTTCTGCGACAGCACCCATCTGGCCCGGCCGGACTTCGCGCGTTGCCTTGGGGGGCCGGTGGCCAGGGGCGAAGCAGCCTTCAGCACCGGCTATCATACCGTGGAGCCGCGTGACCGGCGCCCGGTCACCCTGGCCTATGCGCTCAGTGTGCTGCTGATGCGTTTTCTGCAGGCTCTTTCGGCCTTCACCCAGCCCTGGGGCGGGGCCATGGCCATGAGCCGGGACGCTTTTGAGCGCTACGGCGTGGCTGAACTCTGGGCGCATAACGTGGTGGACGACTGTTCTCTGGGAGCCCTGCTGCAAGGTCGAGGCGTGCATGTGCGTCTGTGCGCCGCCGCGCTGCTGAGCACTGAAGCCGCGGATCACAGCCTGCCGGTCTGGCGAGCCTGGATGGAGCGCCAGGTGCTTTTTCTCAAGTTCTGCATGCCTGGCCAGTGGTTGCTGCTCGGCGTGCTGGCCGCGTTGATGGCCCTGCCGCCCGTCTGCGCCGGCCTTGCGCTGCTCGGCGGCCTGCTGGGCCTGGGCAGCGGGGCGGCCTCGCTGCTGGGCCTGCTCTGGCTGGCGGCCCTGGCCGGTACGCTGGGACCCTGGCGGGATTTTCTGCCCCGGCCTGTGCCGCTGGGGCGCTGGATATGGGCTTTTGTCTGCGCGGCGGGCATGTTCGTCCTGGTGTATCTGCGCAGCATTCCCGCCAAGGCGATTGTCTGGCGCGACAGGGTCTACACGGTGGGACAGGGCGGAACCGTGCTCAATGTGCGGCGGCGTTGA